A window of Pirellula sp. SH-Sr6A contains these coding sequences:
- a CDS encoding ribbon-helix-helix domain-containing protein has product MLSEKNSRRKPSVRTTVSIPRDNYSELEVMAEQQKVSVAWVVRRAVDEYLQRRGPLLQQQK; this is encoded by the coding sequence ATGCTCAGCGAAAAAAACTCGCGTCGAAAACCGTCCGTAAGGACAACCGTCAGCATTCCACGGGACAATTACTCCGAACTGGAAGTCATGGCAGAACAACAAAAGGTGTCGGTTGCCTGGGTGGTCCGTCGCGCTGTCGATGAGTACCTGCAGCGTCGGGGCCCACTGCTGCAGCAGCAAAAATGA
- a CDS encoding DUF1559 domain-containing protein yields MEQRFKVNLGLPFFRAVLSGRKSSKYRFAFTLVELLVVIAIIGILVGLLLPAVQAAREAARRMSCSNNLKQMALATHNYESAFRQLPSLYGINSGNAGNFSVQAALLPFYEQGNLFSQLDFSQRMQNGCCPGTLTPAFVEPARTVMPILSCPSDNGPSIFEVVTLSGSGPLNQYAGNNYHMNLGSGVGTNYDSRLMTDGILWTNAKVRFGSISDGLSNTAAFAESLRGLAPTNVSAPTSRNDKIRTMVNVACVWRSSTTPPTVAGLANGFLAPDDPAGYEAQVVGMSRGYNGQRGGGWIHGREYYGAYNHYLPPNSAWMDMNTCGYGIFGARSNHTGGVQVARCDGSVSFISQNLDLRAWRALGTRSAGEVLAGIDE; encoded by the coding sequence ATGGAACAAAGATTCAAAGTTAACCTAGGCTTGCCCTTTTTTCGGGCTGTTCTTTCCGGAAGAAAGTCCAGCAAGTATCGATTTGCTTTCACCTTGGTAGAACTTCTCGTCGTCATTGCAATTATCGGCATTCTGGTCGGTCTATTGCTGCCGGCTGTCCAAGCAGCGCGCGAAGCTGCTCGTCGCATGAGTTGTTCGAACAATCTCAAGCAGATGGCTTTGGCAACGCACAATTACGAGTCGGCATTCCGTCAGTTGCCATCCCTCTACGGGATCAACTCCGGAAACGCAGGAAACTTTTCGGTGCAAGCTGCGCTCTTGCCTTTCTATGAGCAAGGAAACTTGTTTTCGCAGCTCGACTTTTCTCAGCGAATGCAAAACGGTTGTTGCCCGGGGACGTTGACTCCCGCATTTGTCGAGCCAGCTCGGACCGTCATGCCAATTCTTTCTTGCCCGAGCGACAATGGACCATCGATTTTCGAAGTTGTCACGCTGAGTGGTTCTGGACCACTCAATCAATATGCAGGCAACAACTATCACATGAATCTGGGCTCAGGGGTCGGGACCAACTACGACTCTCGATTGATGACCGACGGAATACTTTGGACCAATGCCAAAGTTCGTTTTGGTTCAATAAGTGATGGATTGAGTAATACGGCTGCCTTCGCAGAGTCGCTACGAGGACTTGCTCCCACAAATGTTTCTGCTCCCACATCGCGAAACGACAAGATTCGGACGATGGTGAATGTCGCCTGTGTCTGGCGTTCGTCGACAACTCCCCCTACCGTCGCAGGACTTGCGAATGGCTTTTTAGCACCCGACGACCCTGCGGGCTATGAAGCTCAAGTCGTTGGTATGTCTCGGGGGTACAACGGACAACGAGGGGGGGGATGGATTCACGGACGAGAGTATTACGGCGCCTACAACCACTACCTGCCACCCAATTCCGCCTGGATGGATATGAACACATGCGGTTACGGTATCTTTGGAGCGAGAAGCAATCACACCGGGGGAGTTCAAGTCGCTCGCTGCGACGGAAGCGTCAGCTTCATCTCTCAGAACTTAGATCTCCGCGCGTGGCGGGCACTTGGAACTCGGTCCGCCGGCGAAGTGTTGGCCGGTATCGATGAATAG
- a CDS encoding DUF4198 domain-containing protein produces the protein MKKLFLAVWLMVSGAVPFAGAHDTWVQSGPLVARYQDVVHIDLMLGNHGNNHRDFKLASKITLDPCTLELIQPDGSKMDLKGSAIDMGSAPKEGFWSSRFVTKQLGVHQVVHTLDMLHGTTRAIKTGKTYFIASNSFGSVPKAGSDQIQPLNKGLELVLEGSLESIAANRDVKLRVLWHGKPLPQADVAFVPRGATLAEGKDSTYEKTSDANGFVSFRPMEGNYLLAVVHHVATDERGEGYDKTHYGATLVLPIPHVPLQ, from the coding sequence ATGAAAAAGTTGTTTTTGGCAGTTTGGTTGATGGTAAGTGGAGCGGTTCCTTTTGCCGGCGCGCATGATACTTGGGTCCAAAGCGGTCCGTTGGTTGCTCGCTATCAAGATGTCGTGCACATCGATTTGATGCTTGGCAATCATGGAAACAACCACCGGGATTTCAAGCTTGCGAGCAAGATTACGCTCGACCCTTGCACTCTCGAGCTGATTCAGCCGGATGGCTCCAAAATGGATCTCAAAGGCTCAGCGATCGACATGGGGTCTGCTCCGAAAGAAGGGTTTTGGAGCTCTCGATTTGTGACGAAGCAATTAGGTGTCCATCAAGTGGTCCACACGCTCGACATGTTGCACGGAACAACACGAGCGATCAAGACGGGGAAAACGTATTTTATCGCGTCGAATTCTTTCGGGTCTGTCCCCAAAGCGGGATCGGACCAGATTCAACCACTTAACAAGGGACTGGAACTCGTTCTGGAGGGATCGCTGGAGTCCATCGCGGCCAATCGCGACGTAAAGCTCCGTGTGCTTTGGCATGGCAAGCCTCTTCCTCAGGCGGACGTCGCATTCGTACCTCGAGGAGCCACATTGGCAGAAGGTAAGGACTCGACGTACGAGAAGACATCGGATGCCAACGGATTCGTTTCGTTCCGTCCAATGGAAGGGAATTATCTTCTGGCTGTCGTCCATCACGTTGCGACGGATGAAAGGGGAGAGGGATACGACAAGACCCACTACGGCGCTACGTTGGTTTTGCCGATCCCGCATGTACCACTTCAATAG
- a CDS encoding PQQ-binding-like beta-propeller repeat protein, whose protein sequence is MHFRYFLIGILSLSGSLLGQDPRWPAFLGAGSTPPEAALLPIVWSPEQSIAWKMALKGHGQSSPILWEKRIFVTTVDGPNKERQLVHCMSLQDGQILWTHEVPNENPVKNSVYVSRAAPTPVVDADRVVVFFESGDCIAVDHQGENLWSRNLSKDYGPFIAEFGLGASPCQNADHVFVLMEHDAPGALVALSKKTGQTVWKAERAAGRSWSSPAYFKIDGIEQVVVSSNGSVMSYDCATGKVLWELTGLGGNTNVSPIDNGSGRFLIGASPGRQGENAESAKKSNGMVQVKKVDGVWKPELVWWNDKVSPTWGSPIIHQDLAYWVNRVGVVHCLDTKDGEVVYTGRLKQACWATPIAIDDRIYFFGKEGITTVIQAGRAFKILAENTLFDLETLPPETTTLGEEGTEERRRAAAMLSGPTLYGSALAGSTMIARIGNQVFAMRSE, encoded by the coding sequence ATGCATTTTAGATATTTTCTGATAGGTATTCTTTCGCTCTCCGGGAGCCTGCTTGGTCAGGACCCGCGCTGGCCAGCATTCCTGGGTGCTGGAAGTACTCCTCCCGAAGCTGCTCTACTGCCGATAGTATGGAGCCCCGAGCAAAGCATTGCATGGAAGATGGCGCTGAAGGGGCATGGCCAATCGAGCCCCATTTTGTGGGAAAAGAGAATCTTCGTGACGACAGTGGATGGTCCAAACAAAGAGCGACAGTTGGTCCATTGCATGAGCCTGCAAGACGGACAAATCCTTTGGACCCATGAAGTCCCAAACGAAAATCCTGTGAAAAACAGCGTCTACGTCAGTCGAGCTGCACCGACGCCCGTTGTCGATGCCGATCGCGTCGTTGTGTTCTTTGAAAGCGGCGATTGCATTGCTGTCGATCACCAGGGAGAGAATCTGTGGTCCAGGAACTTGAGCAAAGACTATGGCCCCTTCATTGCAGAGTTTGGCTTGGGCGCATCGCCTTGTCAGAATGCAGATCATGTTTTTGTTTTGATGGAGCATGATGCCCCAGGAGCGTTGGTTGCACTTTCGAAGAAAACCGGGCAAACGGTTTGGAAAGCAGAGCGTGCAGCAGGTCGATCCTGGAGTTCGCCTGCATACTTCAAGATTGACGGAATCGAACAAGTAGTCGTCAGTTCGAATGGTTCTGTGATGTCTTACGATTGTGCGACTGGAAAAGTACTTTGGGAGCTAACGGGATTGGGTGGTAATACCAATGTATCCCCCATCGACAATGGAAGCGGTCGCTTCTTGATCGGAGCATCTCCCGGTCGGCAAGGCGAAAATGCCGAATCCGCCAAGAAATCGAACGGTATGGTTCAAGTAAAGAAGGTTGATGGGGTTTGGAAGCCAGAACTGGTATGGTGGAACGACAAAGTAAGTCCTACATGGGGCTCCCCAATCATCCACCAGGACTTAGCCTATTGGGTGAATCGCGTCGGTGTGGTCCATTGTCTGGACACAAAAGATGGCGAAGTGGTTTACACCGGTCGTCTAAAACAGGCTTGCTGGGCTACCCCAATTGCTATCGACGATCGCATCTACTTCTTTGGTAAAGAAGGAATCACTACGGTAATCCAAGCCGGGCGAGCCTTCAAGATTCTTGCAGAGAACACCCTCTTCGACTTGGAAACCCTACCACCAGAGACAACCACCCTTGGCGAGGAAGGCACAGAGGAACGTCGCCGGGCAGCCGCGATGCTCAGCGGTCCGACCCTCTATGGTTCCGCCCTCGCAGGCTCGACGATGATCGCTAGGATTGGTAATCAAGTCTTCGCGATGCGAAGCGAATGA